The DNA sequence CCTTCGTGGATGACCAGCATATCTTCTCCCTGACCGGGCGCGGATTTGACGTATGCATTCGGCGTCAAAATGATCCCGCTACCGCTATTGGCCTCTTGACTGGCACGGTTCAGGCTTACGCCTCCCACCACCAGCGCGATTACCGCTACAGCGATTCCTCCGAAAAAGCCGATACGCTTGACAATGGGTTGATCCACAAACAAAAATACCGAAGCCAATCCCAAGACGGCAAACATCAGGATGATAGAGATCCAGGCCCATCCGGTGGAGCTCTGCGCAAAAATCACAGATTCAACCCATTCCACCACCATCAGCTTGGGGACGGGCTTTACTTTGTCCACCACACGGAGATTGGCGAGGGACAAGTTGTAGACCGCATCTTCGTTGGCGGGATTGAGCTTGATCGCCCGCTCGTAATTCAGGATAGACGCCCCGACCTGATTGGTTCGATAGTAGGCGTTTCCGAGGTTATAGTACAGCTCATCCGAGGCGTATCCCTGATCCACGAGGGATTGGAATGCCTCGATGGCGGCTTCGTAGTTATTGTCTCGATAGGCTTCCAGACCTTGCTGGTAGGTAGCTTCCTCAGCAGGTGCTTGGGCCCAACCTCCTGTCACGGTCATCACGCACAGGATGGCGAAGAGGATGATTCGTTGTTTCATGATACAGAAGGGTTAAGCTTTGGTGGTTTCAGTAGCGGCAGATTTCAGTTCGTCTTCTACTTGCTCGATCAGGCTAATGGAGTCATCATAGACACCCTGCATCCCTTTCGGAGCAGCAGAAGGCGCATAGAGGGCCATTTCGCAAGTCTCCAGAATCCCAGTGAGCTTGGAGATGGTCGCTTCGGAAACTCCCCGCTTGGCAAACTGGGCCTTGATATTGTCCAAGGAGATTTCGGAAGTACCGACATTGAGCTTGTCCTCGACATATCCGTACAGCGCCCGAGATACCTCGTCGTAGAATGCCTTTTCATTGCCACCGTCCAAATGCGTTTTGGCGGTGGATAGCTTCTTCTTGGCAAGCTTGGTGGCCTTTTTGGAACGAGTTCCCGCTACATCAGCCGCAGCTTCCATTCGTTTGGA is a window from the Pontibacter sp. G13 genome containing:
- a CDS encoding tetratricopeptide repeat protein gives rise to the protein MKQRIILFAILCVMTVTGGWAQAPAEEATYQQGLEAYRDNNYEAAIEAFQSLVDQGYASDELYYNLGNAYYRTNQVGASILNYERAIKLNPANEDAVYNLSLANLRVVDKVKPVPKLMVVEWVESVIFAQSSTGWAWISIILMFAVLGLASVFLFVDQPIVKRIGFFGGIAVAVIALVVGGVSLNRASQEANSGSGIILTPNAYVKSAPGQGEDMLVIHEGLKVEIVDMQPEWVKIRVNDANTQEVVGFVPAESVGQI